In Paenibacillus sp. JQZ6Y-1, a genomic segment contains:
- a CDS encoding phosphotransferase, whose translation MNMVDWTSLVGRDGQLNPQLAVHIEIVYTGLHGHSVQRFWLEDGSSYIYKPLPQGEHTFREIRAYLQVMPLLETLSTSPQYPQLLVCAAPAEEQAKLHQWATNAENDTAGMPQYIIHPSCWIVMEDIGVLNHVHADEQLLQIVEQMAYWHRVDVGHLIAFPQVGQKPPLSDVAASILSRWQQAQQILLQLPAIRSSQGFDLFDTHATEPDSQQVTDQWLPILQHDIAEMVQCLASQSPVLLHGDLHAGNYGVNPQGQLILLDWEHSHLGSRFWDLYHLIDLSHPLFPRVMNAALRHSLLERYWLTERALRASSESSEREQDSMGLAQQYMSFASFEHDYLVYAIVYSLWMLLLIQNDLLHEPPIWPRAQLLAQQTETEQHLKQCVERWLSVRKHTVDES comes from the coding sequence ATGAACATGGTAGATTGGACATCACTTGTCGGGCGCGATGGGCAATTGAATCCGCAGCTGGCAGTACATATAGAGATTGTATACACCGGATTGCATGGACATTCGGTACAGCGCTTTTGGCTAGAGGATGGTAGCAGCTATATTTACAAGCCGCTCCCGCAGGGCGAACATACCTTTCGTGAAATCAGGGCATATCTGCAAGTGATGCCACTGCTAGAAACGTTATCTACGTCACCTCAGTATCCGCAGCTGCTTGTCTGCGCCGCGCCAGCAGAGGAACAGGCAAAGCTGCATCAATGGGCAACCAACGCAGAAAATGATACAGCAGGTATGCCACAGTATATCATTCATCCGTCATGCTGGATTGTAATGGAGGACATCGGTGTGCTAAATCATGTGCATGCCGATGAGCAGCTGCTACAGATAGTGGAGCAAATGGCGTACTGGCATAGAGTAGATGTTGGACATTTGATAGCATTTCCACAAGTCGGGCAAAAGCCGCCGTTGTCCGATGTTGCGGCATCCATCTTATCGCGCTGGCAGCAGGCACAGCAGATATTGCTGCAACTGCCAGCAATACGTTCGTCGCAAGGATTTGATCTTTTCGATACTCATGCAACGGAACCGGATTCCCAGCAGGTAACGGATCAATGGCTACCGATCCTGCAGCACGATATAGCGGAAATGGTACAGTGTCTAGCATCTCAGTCACCTGTGCTGCTGCACGGCGATCTGCATGCAGGTAATTATGGCGTTAATCCGCAGGGTCAGCTGATTTTGCTGGATTGGGAACATAGTCATCTAGGTTCGAGGTTCTGGGATTTGTATCATTTGATTGATCTGTCGCATCCGTTGTTTCCGCGTGTGATGAATGCGGCGCTGCGTCATTCATTGCTGGAACGTTATTGGCTGACTGAACGAGCGCTGCGTGCATCGTCCGAATCTTCTGAACGAGAGCAGGATAGTATGGGGCTGGCGCAGCAGTATATGTCCTTTGCGTCATTTGAGCACGATTATCTGGTGTATGCCATTGTGTATTCGTTATGGATGCTGCTCTTGATCCAAAATGATCTGCTACACGAACCACCCATTTGGCCGCGAGCGCAGCTGCTTGCCCAGCAGACAGAGACAGAGCAGCATTTGAAGCAATGTGTGGAGAGATGGCTGTCGGTTCGTAAGCATACAGTGGATGAATCGTAG
- a CDS encoding metallophosphoesterase family protein: MATEGQKIAVIADIHGNIAALDAVLQDIDAQGITDIYNLGDSVYGALYPRETAQRLMDRTILSVRGNQDRELQAGLLRNADESDGLQKRTEPITPPNATFDYVIKQLSVEQMKWLLDLPLTRTTQDLYMCHAQPTIDDVPLLETIQSDGVHWRSDEELIQLLEGIKQPIVLCAHTHVPNLKYLPDGRMIINPGSVGLPAYHDDLPYEHVMESRVPHAQYAVLDYTDGSWNVTHRSIVYDWEHAATQAAMLGRHDWAYALRTGLALRDQ; the protein is encoded by the coding sequence ATGGCAACCGAAGGGCAAAAGATCGCTGTTATCGCGGATATTCACGGCAATATCGCTGCACTGGATGCCGTGCTACAGGATATAGATGCGCAGGGGATTACAGACATTTACAATCTGGGCGACAGCGTATATGGAGCGCTGTATCCGCGAGAAACGGCGCAACGGCTGATGGACAGAACAATTCTCTCCGTACGCGGTAATCAGGATCGCGAATTGCAAGCTGGACTCCTAAGGAACGCTGATGAATCGGATGGTCTACAAAAGCGTACCGAGCCAATCACGCCACCCAATGCCACATTTGACTATGTGATCAAGCAATTGAGTGTGGAGCAGATGAAGTGGCTACTAGATTTGCCCCTAACACGAACGACGCAAGACCTGTACATGTGTCATGCGCAGCCAACGATAGACGATGTGCCTTTGCTGGAAACGATTCAATCCGATGGCGTACACTGGCGTTCCGACGAAGAACTGATCCAACTGCTGGAAGGGATTAAGCAGCCGATTGTTCTGTGCGCGCATACGCATGTGCCGAATCTAAAATACTTACCTGACGGTCGCATGATCATCAATCCGGGCAGTGTCGGCTTACCTGCCTACCATGATGATCTGCCGTACGAGCATGTGATGGAATCGCGTGTTCCACATGCTCAGTATGCTGTGCTGGACTATACCGACGGAAGCTGGAATGTGACTCACCGCTCTATCGTTTATGATTGGGAGCACGCGGCAACGCAAGCAGCCATGCTTGGACGACATGACTGGGCATATGCGCTTCGTACAGGTCTGGCACTGCGAGATCAATAG
- a CDS encoding nucleoside hydrolase, translated as MTTLRKAIIDTDTAGDDTIAILTALHHFDVQGIMMTGGNVQFDQEVENALYTIQVAGKGGANGQIPVYKGCERPLLTTWNAEHHRTVEDVHGSDGMGGSNFPKAIQRPADGHAVDFLIQTVHQYPGEIHLLAIAPLTNIAMAIQKDPTIVPKIPHLYVMGGTNNALGNITPAAEYNFYVDPEAAHIVLRSGIPTTMVGWEMCTRHSLMDDDDHAEIQALGTSGSQFFIDVNRVVMQFNKQVHRLNGTTHPDTLLMAVAANEAVMTESHDYFVDVETKGEWTRGYSVVDINGRLGQQANVRVCEGIDRPLFKQMLLDVLKDIQ; from the coding sequence ATGACGACCTTACGTAAAGCTATTATTGATACCGATACCGCTGGTGACGATACAATCGCCATTTTAACTGCATTGCACCATTTTGATGTACAGGGCATCATGATGACTGGCGGCAATGTACAATTTGACCAAGAAGTGGAGAATGCGCTCTATACGATTCAGGTTGCTGGTAAAGGTGGAGCAAACGGACAGATTCCCGTCTACAAAGGCTGTGAACGTCCGCTGCTGACAACATGGAACGCAGAGCATCATCGGACAGTGGAGGATGTGCACGGCAGCGACGGGATGGGCGGCTCTAATTTCCCGAAAGCCATCCAGCGTCCAGCAGACGGTCATGCTGTCGATTTTCTAATTCAAACGGTGCACCAATATCCGGGCGAGATCCATCTGCTCGCGATTGCACCGCTCACCAATATCGCGATGGCGATTCAAAAAGACCCTACCATAGTACCGAAAATTCCACATTTGTACGTGATGGGTGGCACCAACAACGCACTCGGCAATATTACCCCTGCGGCAGAGTATAATTTCTACGTTGATCCTGAAGCGGCGCATATCGTTCTGCGCTCCGGCATTCCGACCACGATGGTTGGTTGGGAAATGTGTACGCGTCACTCTTTAATGGACGATGATGATCATGCAGAGATTCAGGCGCTAGGTACATCTGGCTCGCAATTTTTCATTGATGTGAATCGAGTGGTGATGCAGTTCAACAAGCAGGTGCATCGTCTGAACGGCACGACACATCCCGATACGCTGCTGATGGCAGTAGCGGCGAATGAAGCGGTCATGACAGAATCGCATGATTACTTTGTCGATGTGGAAACGAAGGGCGAATGGACGCGCGGCTACAGCGTGGTCGATATTAACGGACGACTGGGTCAGCAGGCGAATGTACGAGTATGCGAAGGCATTGAT
- a CDS encoding glycosyltransferase — MTKIGLVMRKIQFTENQGPRVFAERLKALSAELGVEVVFISPERHVSGYDWLPGYEHEKGDLVNYDIVLDQIHNHHIEHVLYTVSGFTFLKMFLPKSVLFPHSFPDPALTGYEMMKPFYSMVDRAVVQTPFLKRQMASQFNVTNVDVIPIGFSEQLAEKHFNPDEVVENRILWIGRDEENRRPDLVIEYARHNPDKEVYMVFGGERYRESMKKYDIPSNVKLQFALSQDEVFQLMNSSKVYWSCSRFDTFAMPLTEALAMGKIVVKPEHPCYDHISSTHSFAGNERNWFELVNMAASSPRKYSQDNRDYAFATFASRIMKEGYQNFYSDWLK; from the coding sequence ATGACAAAGATCGGATTGGTTATGCGCAAAATCCAGTTTACCGAGAATCAGGGGCCACGGGTGTTTGCCGAACGACTGAAGGCGCTGAGTGCGGAGCTGGGTGTAGAAGTGGTCTTTATTTCGCCAGAGCGTCATGTGAGCGGGTACGATTGGTTGCCCGGCTATGAGCATGAGAAGGGCGATTTGGTCAATTATGACATCGTGCTGGATCAGATACATAATCATCATATTGAGCATGTGCTGTATACAGTGTCTGGATTTACCTTTTTGAAGATGTTTTTGCCGAAAAGTGTGCTATTTCCGCATAGCTTCCCTGATCCGGCGCTGACTGGGTACGAGATGATGAAGCCCTTTTACAGTATGGTGGATCGGGCAGTCGTACAGACCCCGTTTCTAAAAAGACAAATGGCATCGCAATTCAACGTAACCAATGTGGATGTGATTCCCATCGGATTCAGTGAACAGCTAGCTGAAAAGCATTTCAACCCCGACGAGGTAGTCGAGAATCGAATCCTATGGATCGGTAGGGATGAAGAAAATCGTCGTCCCGATCTGGTGATCGAATACGCGCGCCATAACCCAGACAAGGAAGTGTACATGGTATTCGGCGGGGAACGATACCGTGAAAGTATGAAGAAGTACGATATTCCGTCCAATGTGAAGCTGCAATTCGCGCTGTCGCAGGATGAAGTATTTCAGCTGATGAATAGCTCGAAGGTATATTGGAGCTGTTCGCGATTCGATACATTTGCGATGCCGCTGACCGAAGCGCTCGCTATGGGCAAAATCGTCGTCAAGCCGGAGCATCCGTGCTACGACCATATCAGTTCTACCCATTCCTTTGCTGGTAATGAGCGTAACTGGTTCGAGCTAGTCAATATGGCAGCTTCATCGCCGCGCAAATATTCACAGGACAACCGTGACTACGCCTTTGCAACCTTTGCGAGTCGGATCATGAAGGAAGGCTACCAGAATTTCTACTCCGACTGGCTGAAGTGA
- a CDS encoding ABC transporter substrate-binding protein, which yields MRLAEEYVRLRLCWRERGQDEAFHVTMAELAEALCCTSRNARLITSRLTEAGWIVFVSGRGRGHTSVLTFCRPLAQVVLDEAKERVQHGDVPGAFDWLHQPGIPVEVQPVFMDWLGSYFGYQSDRNGQDGAALRRETLRLPIYRPIVCLDPADAGFAFDTQLVYQLYSRLVEYDVLTDSVQPGIAYDWECSADGMKWTFYLYKHIRFHDERLLTANDVVVSLKRLMNGTYAHHWLMQTVKEVHAIHSHQVVIELMQPNGLLPLLLSHSGASIMPAATNPIATLPMGTGSYRMTERTAGKCVLERFASYYGQGALLDEIEILIVPQQEMSAASGYRPGVLTVLTGEFDTKVFEHLPRQEMPTGVSMLMLNRRHGILAEDEALRQALFYGVDRLDMMRTLGDTYGMPAMGLMVRDIFHSSASLQNDITNEDEHFFNTDTVSVDFDLQRALQQVQQSTYDGRELHLYTFQRHEIAAHWLRESYAAIGIHISVHVVPWLELNSASIWETADILLFEAVVSGGLHRQLEYLQSSNSLIRRFLPDEPLIRLRTWTDRLLSEYDPIRMDDGRPVQQQKQPYDVQPMQSDDSCSFSADDWLHDVHAELRQTYSCVFLTERTAAMVFHPSLRGVQINERGWVDFSKLWFREEDSLNVRE from the coding sequence ATGCGGCTGGCTGAGGAGTATGTACGTTTGAGACTGTGCTGGCGTGAGCGCGGTCAGGATGAAGCGTTTCATGTCACGATGGCAGAACTTGCCGAGGCACTTTGCTGTACTTCGCGCAATGCGCGTCTGATCACCTCTCGTTTGACGGAAGCAGGCTGGATTGTATTTGTATCCGGTCGCGGGCGTGGGCATACGTCGGTGCTGACCTTTTGCCGTCCGCTAGCGCAGGTGGTGCTGGATGAAGCGAAGGAACGGGTACAGCATGGGGATGTGCCGGGAGCCTTTGACTGGCTGCATCAGCCGGGAATTCCGGTGGAGGTACAGCCTGTTTTCATGGACTGGCTAGGCAGTTATTTTGGATACCAGAGTGATCGGAACGGTCAAGATGGGGCGGCGTTGCGTAGGGAAACGTTGCGATTGCCAATTTATCGTCCCATTGTCTGTTTGGACCCGGCGGATGCGGGATTTGCCTTTGATACGCAGCTGGTGTACCAGCTCTACAGTCGGCTGGTGGAATACGATGTGCTGACCGATTCGGTGCAGCCGGGCATTGCATATGATTGGGAATGTAGTGCGGACGGGATGAAATGGACCTTTTACCTGTATAAGCATATACGTTTTCATGATGAACGGCTGTTGACGGCGAATGATGTGGTTGTCAGCTTGAAGCGGCTGATGAACGGAACGTATGCGCATCACTGGTTGATGCAAACGGTAAAAGAGGTGCATGCCATCCATTCACATCAGGTGGTGATTGAGCTGATGCAGCCGAATGGATTGCTGCCGCTGCTGCTTAGTCATAGTGGTGCGTCCATTATGCCAGCGGCGACGAATCCTATTGCCACCCTACCGATGGGAACTGGCTCGTATCGAATGACGGAACGTACAGCGGGCAAATGTGTGCTGGAACGCTTTGCCTCGTATTATGGTCAAGGTGCTTTGCTGGACGAGATTGAGATTCTGATCGTACCGCAGCAGGAAATGTCGGCAGCGTCCGGTTATCGTCCGGGTGTGCTGACGGTGTTGACGGGAGAGTTTGATACGAAAGTGTTTGAGCATTTGCCGCGTCAGGAGATGCCAACTGGTGTCTCCATGCTGATGCTGAATCGAAGACATGGCATATTGGCAGAGGATGAGGCGCTGCGGCAGGCACTGTTTTATGGTGTAGATCGTCTGGACATGATGAGGACGCTTGGCGATACGTATGGGATGCCAGCAATGGGACTAATGGTGCGTGACATCTTCCATTCTTCGGCATCTCTGCAAAATGATATTACAAACGAAGACGAGCATTTCTTCAATACAGACACCGTTAGTGTGGATTTCGATTTGCAGCGTGCCCTTCAACAGGTACAGCAATCTACATATGACGGTAGAGAACTACATCTTTACACTTTCCAGCGGCATGAGATAGCAGCGCACTGGTTGCGCGAATCATATGCTGCTATCGGCATCCATATATCGGTGCATGTGGTGCCGTGGTTGGAGCTGAACAGTGCGTCGATATGGGAAACGGCGGATATACTGCTATTTGAAGCCGTTGTGAGCGGTGGGCTGCATCGTCAGCTGGAATATCTCCAATCCAGCAACAGTCTGATTCGCCGTTTCCTGCCTGATGAGCCACTCATACGGCTACGGACATGGACTGACCGCTTGTTGTCGGAGTACGACCCTATCCGAATGGATGACGGTCGACCGGTTCAGCAGCAAAAGCAGCCCTATGATGTACAGCCTATGCAGAGCGACGATTCCTGTTCTTTTTCCGCTGACGATTGGCTGCATGATGTACATGCCGAGCTGCGTCAAACGTACAGCTGCGTCTTTTTGACAGAACGGACGGCGGCGATGGTATTTCACCCTTCGCTGCGCGGTGTCCAGATCAATGAACGCGGTTGGGTTGATTTTAGCAAACTATGGTTTCGCGAAGAGGACTCGTTGAACGTAAGGGAATAG
- a CDS encoding GNAT family N-acetyltransferase, with amino-acid sequence MTTSVHIHTVEQLDSRLAALTEMLIAVVHDGASIGFLPPLSEQEAEQYWQGVMTPGVIVLIAEVDGQLAGTVQVQLCGKPNGAHRADIAKLMVHPKFRRRGIARLLMEQAQQVAEQADRILLVLDTRDGDPSNLLYQSLGYIQAGQIPYFAISEHGGLDATNLYYKLLQDPSTKGFQA; translated from the coding sequence ATGACAACATCGGTTCATATTCATACAGTAGAGCAGCTGGACAGCCGCTTGGCAGCATTAACGGAGATGCTGATTGCGGTCGTACACGATGGAGCATCGATTGGATTTTTGCCACCATTGTCTGAGCAGGAAGCGGAGCAATACTGGCAGGGCGTGATGACACCGGGGGTGATTGTGCTGATTGCCGAGGTCGATGGGCAGCTGGCAGGAACGGTGCAGGTACAGTTATGCGGCAAACCAAATGGTGCGCATCGTGCGGATATTGCCAAGCTGATGGTACATCCAAAGTTTCGTCGCCGCGGTATCGCTCGTCTGCTGATGGAACAGGCGCAGCAGGTTGCGGAGCAGGCGGATCGTATTTTACTTGTATTGGATACGCGTGATGGCGATCCGTCCAATCTGCTGTACCAGTCGCTCGGCTATATTCAGGCAGGGCAGATTCCATACTTCGCTATCTCGGAACATGGCGGTTTGGATGCGACCAATCTGTACTACAAATTACTTCAAGACCCAAGTACAAAGGGCTTCCAAGCGTAG